In Pseudomonas grandcourensis, the DNA window GTCCTGGAAGGCGCGTTTCGCATCCAGGTCAAAGGTCAGCCGGAAAAGATCTACAACGTTGGTGAAAACTTCGTAGAGGAGCCAGGTTCCGTGCACCTGGTCAGCGCCAACGCCAGCGACACCCAACCGGCACGCCTGTTGGCGGTGTTCGTCCTCGACACCGAGGAAAAGGTACTCGTCACACCGATCAAGCAGTGAGCCGATCAACGCGCTCATGAAGGCTCGACAGCCGGGCGGCAGACCCTGCCGCCCAGTGGCAGAGTCAGTTCTTGGCATTGAACAGGAAATGAAAACATGAACTCGCTCCTGGACAAGGCCGCCAATGCCACCAGCGCAAGCGGCGGAACGCCTGTGGTCGTGGCGCGCCGAAGCAAGCGCAAGACCATCGGCCTGTTGCTGTGCGTCGCGGCCTTGATGGTCGTGGCGTTTTGGGGAGCCCTGGCGTTTTCAAGTGGCGTGACCTCGACCGACAACGCTTATGTTCGCGGGGACGTCACCTCGCTCGCCGCCAAGGTCGCCGGCTATGTCACGGCGGTCGAGATCGAGGATAACCAGGCCGTGCGTGCCGGTGATGTGCTGTTTCGTATCGATGACCGCGACTATCGCGCCAGACTTGCGCAAGCCGAGGCCAATGTCAGCGCCGCCCAGGCGCGCCTGACCCATGTCGATGCGCAGATCCAGCTCCAGCATGCGCTGATCAGGCAGGCCGAAGCACAAAGGCGCTCGGCCACCGCCGACATGAGCCTGGCGGCCAAGACCCACGATCGCAGCCGCAAACTGATCGTCAGCAATGCGGTGAGCCAGGCCCTGGTCGATGAAACCGGCACGGCGCAATCCAGAGCCTTGGCCTCGGTGTCGGCCGCTTCGGCAACGGTCGAGGCACAACAGCAACGCATCGCGGTGTTTGCGGCCGAGCGCGAGGCGGCCGTTGCCGCCGTGACGCAAGCACAGGCCGCGCGTGATCTCGCCCGGATCGATCTCGATCACACCGTGGTGCACGCACCGGTGGATGGCGTGGTTGGTAACCGTCAGGTTCGCCTCGGTCGTTTCGTCACGCCGGGCGTATCCCTGCTCGATATCGTGCCGGTCAACGATGTGTGGGTCGTGGCGAACTTCAAGGAAACCCAGCTTGAACATATCCGCCCCGGTCAGCCCGTGCGCGTCACGGTCGATGGCTATCCCGATGCGGCACTCGATGGCGTGGTCGACAGCTTTGCACCGGGCAGTGGCTCGGCGTTCAGCCTGCTGCCGCCCGACAACGCCACCGGGAACTTTGTGCGTGTCGTGCAGCGCGTGCCGGTGAAGATCCGCCTGGCCCACAATCCGCTGCCGGGGCGCATCGTGCCGGGCCTGTCCGCGCGGGTGGAAGTTGCGCAAGGGGCCGGCTCATGAGCGGCGCCAGACCGACCACTGGCGTGCTGCTCATCGCCGGCATCGTCCTGGCGACATTGACCGAAGCGATCGCCAGCACCGTGCTGGCCCTCGGCCGCGGCGACATCATCGGCGACACCTATGCCACGCCTGACGAGTTCGCCTGGCTGGATGTCGGCTACATCGCGTTCAAGCTGATCGGGTTCATGATTGCCCCCTGGCTGATGCAGCGGTTTTCTGCGCGCTACGTGATCATCGGCGCCACCCTGATCATGGGCCTGGCGTGTTGCATGGCGGCCGCTACCGCCTGGCTGGAACTGCTGATCGCACTGCGCGTCCTGCAAGGCTTCGCCGGCGGCGCTTTGCTGGTGGCGGGTCAGGCGCTGATTTTTCGCGGTTATCCGCGGGCCCTTCAGCCGATCCTGCAAGCCCTGTTTGCCATGGCGGCGGTGGTCGCGTCGGCGACCCTCGCGCCAGCCCTTCAAGGGTGGTTGATCGACAGCCAATCCTGGACCTGGATTTTCTTCAGCGTGGTGCCGCTGGCCCTGGCGGCCATCGGCCTCTTGCTCATTGCCGACCACCCCGTGCCCGCCAAGGTCCGGCAACACTCGTTTGACTGGTTCGGCTGTGCACTGATAGGTGCCGCGCTGTTCTGCTTCACCTATGTGCTCAGCCAGGGCAGCCGCTGGGACTGGTTTGAAGAACCGCGCATTCTAGTGATGACGGTGATCGGCGGTGCCGCGCTGCTGGTCTTTATCGGCCAACAGGTTTTGGCCAACGGCCAGGGGTTGTTCGATTTCACCCTGTTCAAATCGAGCGATTTCACCTTTGCCTTTTGCGTCAGTTTCGTCGCCGGTGCCGCCCTGTTCGGCAGCGCCTACCTGATCCCGGCGTTCGCCCTGTCGGTACTCGCCTTCACACCGACCGATGCCGGCCTGCTCCTGTTGCCCAGTGGCGGGTTTTTTGTCGGTTCGCTGCTCATCGCCGCCTGGCTGTTCAGCGTGCGCCGCGTGCCGCCGGTGGCGACCGTGCCGTTGGGTATCTTGCTGATCATGGGGGCGATGTGGATGTTGTTTGGTTCCACCAGCGAAAGCGGCAGCGACGACATGATGGCGGCCATCCTGCTGCGTGGCCTGGGCCTTGGCTTCCTGTTTCTGTCGATCACGTTGATCGCTTTCACCCACCTCAACAGCCGCAACCTGGCCAGCGGCATCGGCCTGTTCAATACGGGGCGCCAGTTGGGTGGCTTGATGGGCGTTGCCGGGCTGCAGACCTTGATCGATCATCAGGTTGTCAGCAATGGCGTGGTCCTCGGCGCCAACGTCACCCCGGGGGGACACGCGCTCATCGAACGGCTGATGAGCACAACCGCGATGCTGGCGGGGAAGGGCATGGATCAGGTGGCCGCTGGCCGGGCAGCCACGAGCCTGCTGGGCAAGGCGGTGACAGGTCAGGCCACGGTGATTGCTTTCGATACGGCGTTCTTCGCCGTGGCCCTGCTGTTCGTCGTTGCCGCGCCCATCCTGGTTGGCATCAAGATCGGCCTGGCGCGATCCGAGAAAGTGCACGAACAACGGACACATTGATGACCCACACGAAAAAGCCCGGCTGTTGAGGCCGGGCTTTTCGTTGAGTCCTGCGGTCAAACACTGCATTCAGACAGCGCGGCTTTCGATCAAACGATCCGAACCGCCTTCAGCGACGCGGTTTTGCAGGAGCTTGTCGGAACCGCCTTCGGCGACGCGGTTTTGCAGCAGTTTGTCGGAACCGCCTTCAGCGACGCGGTTTTGCAGGAGCTTGTCGGAACCGCCTTCGGCAACGCGTTTTTCCAGCAGGCGATCCGAACCACCTTCGGCCACACGATTCTCGATCAGGCGATCGGAACCACCCTCGGCCACACGGCTTTCAATCAGACGATCCGAGCCGCCTTCAGCGACCACAGGTTGAGCAGAGGTAGCGGCGAAAGCGTTAACTGCGAAAACCGAGAAAGCGATGCTGAGGAGGGTTTGGCGTTTCATGATGGTGTGCTCCGGGGTGCTTATGGGTTGGTATGGAGCTGATGTTACGCCGGGGATTTTTTAAGAGAACTTCATTGAATCAATGGTGACTATCGACGCAGTCAATGGATCGAACACCGTGTGTATTAACACCTCTTTTTGTGGCGAGGCAATCAGGCCTCACTGATCTGGCTGACACTCGTGATCTGCCCATTCCAGACCATCTCGTAATGCGCCGCCTGCACAATCGACGAAACCGGCCTCGGCGTCATCAACGCCCAGCAATGACTGCCCGGCATCCGCACCGAGTGATAACGCAAACCGGGACAACCGGCGTCCCGCACCGCCCGCCCCAGCACACGGGAATGGCTGTAGTCGTCCGGCGCATACACCGGATCGCTCATCGGCAGGGCCGCAGCGTCCTTCATCCCGGCATCGCCAAATGCACAAGCCAACCCCCGAAACACAAAGCGCTCATAGTTCAGGCTCCGCACCCTCGACCAATACAGCGCCTGGTGATGCCGCACCTCGGCCAGCGCCGCTTCCATCGAGTCCGCCAGGTACAACACGCCAAAACGGCCATCGCTGAAACGCGAACCCGCCGGATTAACGTGGGTAAAGGGCGCAATGGCATAGGAGCAACCGGGAATGCCGAACGGAATCTCGCTGCGCGCAATCAACTCAAGCTGACCCACCTCATTCTTCAACCGCGGATTGGTCAGCGCCTGAATCTCGAACAACACCTCGAACTCATCCGCATCCGCCACATCATCAAACAACGCAATGGGCGGAAACTTCGAATTGACCAGGCGGTAAGCCTGCAACGACTGACCGGCAAACACCTCCAGCTCAGTCGCCATCACCATTGCGCACCCCGCAGCATGTCGATGCGGCGGAAGGTTTCATACAGCGAAATCATGTCGCCCTGGGCCATGATCTCCAGCGGCGAACGCCCGTTGAAAAACTCGTTGTCATTCGCCATCGAGGTAAAGCCATAGACGTTATCCGGGTTGTCGAACACCAGCCGCAACGTCGCGTGAATGTTCAGCACGAAGCTGATGCGCTGCATCTGATCCGCATCCAGTGCCACCGCCCAATCCGGGTCCCGTTGCCGGGCGCGGGTGTAGGTACTGCGGGAAATACGCAGGATGCGACAGGCCTGGTCGCTGGTGGCTTTCCACTTTTCCAGAATGCTCACAGCGGCGCGCAGGCCGGTGACGCATTGGTTTTTGCTGAAGGATTGGGCTTGGACGGCCATGTTCGCGTGCTCTATCTGAATCTGTAGATTCAAATGTAGTTTTATTGAATCTGTAGAGCAATATTTCCACGACCAGTGGGCTTGCGCATATATACAAAACGGGCGCCCCGCAGACGCCCGTTTTTATTGATAGCTCACCTCAATACATCATTGATCCAAAGCCTGCGTTACCGCTTGCCTGGTCACCGCCGTTTTCCCATCGGGAACAAACGCCGCACTGCCATTCTCATGCGCATGAAACAACCGCGCGCCGTTGTTGGGCTTGGTGGTGATCAACTGATGGTCCGCCGTCAGATAGTCCAGCGGCAGTTGTTTGATGTCCTTGTACTGCTCCACGATGATCGTGCGCTGTGGATTCCAGGTCTCGCCACTTTGCTTTTCCAGCCACGCCATCAGCGCGGCGCTGTCTCCGGTTTGTGGAATGTCCGAATCCGGGAGCACGTAGTAGAGCGGGGCGCCATGGTTTTGCAGGTACATCGGCAGCTTGTTGTCGACATCCACCAGCACCATGCGCCATTCGTTCCACGGTGCAGTCTTGATGGCTTCTGCACGCACATCCCGGGTGAACTGCATGACACCGCCCGCACCGCCATTGGTCCAGGGATAGAAAACGCCAAGAATCAAAAACAAGAACCCGGCGGCCCCGGCAATGCCCTTGGCCCAACCAGGCCCGCTGACGTTACCGGCCGCCTCGCGCGCGGCCATGCGCCGGGTGACCCACCAGGCCGCCAGCAATTGCGCAAACGGCACCAGCGGCAAGACGTAATAGCTGCGCCGGCTGCCACTGGCGGTGAAGAACAGGAACAGCAACCCCAGGCCCCCGATCAGCCAGCGAACGTTGGGCTCGGTGTGCTTCCAGCCGCGCACCGCCACCCACAGGCCGAGCATCCAGCAGGGTGCCCAGGGCAGGGTGTAGACCGGCAGATACAGCAGATAGGTATAGATCGGGCCGATGTTGTCGAACGGCTTGAAAAACCGAACCACGTTCTCCTGAAACACCAGGCCCAGCCCGCTCGGCCCAAAAGTCGGCGTGCCATAACGGTGGGACAACATGAACGGCAGCATGTAGACCACGCCGCCCACCAGCATCGCCAGAAACAGGCGTGGATTGAGATGGTTTTTCCAGCGCCCCTCACTGAGCAGATGCGGCAACAGCATCAGCCCCGGCAGGATGAACCCGATCAAGCCCTTGAGCAACGAGGTCAGTGCCAGCATCAGGAAAAACACGCAGTATCGGCTCAGGCGTGTGTCGTTCGGGCCGCGCCAATACCACCAGACAGCGGCCAACACCCCGCAGACCGTCAGCACGTCCGCCGTGGCGACCCGGGCCCAGAACACGAAAAAGAACGTCGTTGCCAGAAACCACCCGGCAATCAGGCCGGTGCCTTTGCTAAAGAGCCGTTCACCGATCAGATAGACCAGCCAGACACTCAGCCAGGCCGCCAGTACCGAGGGCAGGCGCAGCGACCAGTGCCCGAGACCACCCATCAAATGGGCGGTGGCGGTAATCAACCAATAGGACGGCAGCGGCTTGTCGTAGTAGGGCATGCCCTTGAGGTAAGGGTCGAAATAATCGCCGGTTTGCAGCATCTGCAACGCAATGTTCGCCCAGCGCGTTTCCGCGCCCCAAAGCTCCCTTGCGCCCAACCCGAACAGCAATAGAAACGCCGATACGCCAAGCAGAAGGATCAGCGCACCCTGATCACTTTTCAGAAACCGAACTAAAGAATTTTTCATCACTGTTTCGCATGTTGCGCTCGCCGTGGCGACGCTGGAATAGCAAGGCTATAGGGCGAAATGTGATGGGATTGTCAGTAGATTGCGAATAAACCGTTGCTTCAGATTGAAGCGTGGTTGCTGCATCAAGTGAAGTAAGGCCGTGATCTGCATGATGAAAAATTGTTCATGCAAACCACGGCCCCATTATCGATCAAACGTACGCCCCTGCGCATCCAGCT includes these proteins:
- a CDS encoding HlyD family secretion protein; the encoded protein is MNSLLDKAANATSASGGTPVVVARRSKRKTIGLLLCVAALMVVAFWGALAFSSGVTSTDNAYVRGDVTSLAAKVAGYVTAVEIEDNQAVRAGDVLFRIDDRDYRARLAQAEANVSAAQARLTHVDAQIQLQHALIRQAEAQRRSATADMSLAAKTHDRSRKLIVSNAVSQALVDETGTAQSRALASVSAASATVEAQQQRIAVFAAEREAAVAAVTQAQAARDLARIDLDHTVVHAPVDGVVGNRQVRLGRFVTPGVSLLDIVPVNDVWVVANFKETQLEHIRPGQPVRVTVDGYPDAALDGVVDSFAPGSGSAFSLLPPDNATGNFVRVVQRVPVKIRLAHNPLPGRIVPGLSARVEVAQGAGS
- a CDS encoding MFS transporter; the encoded protein is MSGARPTTGVLLIAGIVLATLTEAIASTVLALGRGDIIGDTYATPDEFAWLDVGYIAFKLIGFMIAPWLMQRFSARYVIIGATLIMGLACCMAAATAWLELLIALRVLQGFAGGALLVAGQALIFRGYPRALQPILQALFAMAAVVASATLAPALQGWLIDSQSWTWIFFSVVPLALAAIGLLLIADHPVPAKVRQHSFDWFGCALIGAALFCFTYVLSQGSRWDWFEEPRILVMTVIGGAALLVFIGQQVLANGQGLFDFTLFKSSDFTFAFCVSFVAGAALFGSAYLIPAFALSVLAFTPTDAGLLLLPSGGFFVGSLLIAAWLFSVRRVPPVATVPLGILLIMGAMWMLFGSTSESGSDDMMAAILLRGLGLGFLFLSITLIAFTHLNSRNLASGIGLFNTGRQLGGLMGVAGLQTLIDHQVVSNGVVLGANVTPGGHALIERLMSTTAMLAGKGMDQVAAGRAATSLLGKAVTGQATVIAFDTAFFAVALLFVVAAPILVGIKIGLARSEKVHEQRTH
- a CDS encoding RES family NAD+ phosphorylase, coding for MVMATELEVFAGQSLQAYRLVNSKFPPIALFDDVADADEFEVLFEIQALTNPRLKNEVGQLELIARSEIPFGIPGCSYAIAPFTHVNPAGSRFSDGRFGVLYLADSMEAALAEVRHHQALYWSRVRSLNYERFVFRGLACAFGDAGMKDAAALPMSDPVYAPDDYSHSRVLGRAVRDAGCPGLRYHSVRMPGSHCWALMTPRPVSSIVQAAHYEMVWNGQITSVSQISEA
- a CDS encoding antitoxin Xre-like helix-turn-helix domain-containing protein is translated as MAVQAQSFSKNQCVTGLRAAVSILEKWKATSDQACRILRISRSTYTRARQRDPDWAVALDADQMQRISFVLNIHATLRLVFDNPDNVYGFTSMANDNEFFNGRSPLEIMAQGDMISLYETFRRIDMLRGAQW
- a CDS encoding glycosyltransferase family 39 protein → MKNSLVRFLKSDQGALILLLGVSAFLLLFGLGARELWGAETRWANIALQMLQTGDYFDPYLKGMPYYDKPLPSYWLITATAHLMGGLGHWSLRLPSVLAAWLSVWLVYLIGERLFSKGTGLIAGWFLATTFFFVFWARVATADVLTVCGVLAAVWWYWRGPNDTRLSRYCVFFLMLALTSLLKGLIGFILPGLMLLPHLLSEGRWKNHLNPRLFLAMLVGGVVYMLPFMLSHRYGTPTFGPSGLGLVFQENVVRFFKPFDNIGPIYTYLLYLPVYTLPWAPCWMLGLWVAVRGWKHTEPNVRWLIGGLGLLFLFFTASGSRRSYYVLPLVPFAQLLAAWWVTRRMAAREAAGNVSGPGWAKGIAGAAGFLFLILGVFYPWTNGGAGGVMQFTRDVRAEAIKTAPWNEWRMVLVDVDNKLPMYLQNHGAPLYYVLPDSDIPQTGDSAALMAWLEKQSGETWNPQRTIIVEQYKDIKQLPLDYLTADHQLITTKPNNGARLFHAHENGSAAFVPDGKTAVTRQAVTQALDQ